The following are encoded together in the Thermomonas brevis genome:
- the wecB gene encoding non-hydrolyzing UDP-N-acetylglucosamine 2-epimerase — protein MAPLYLALAEDPRFEARLCVTGQHREMLDQVLALFGMIPDYDLSVMRDGQGLMELGSSILAGMEGVIRDCEPDVLLVHGDTTTTLLGALAGYYARIPIAHVEAGLRSGDPYSPWPEEGNRRAVGSLAKFHFAPTPGARDNLLREGIGGSDVFVTGNTVIDALLEVRSRIASNVEIQRNLDARFAFLSGYEKLVLVTGHRRENFGPGFEGICRGIARIAAEFPRVGVVYPVHLNPSVRKPVMSTLAGKSNIHLIEPLDYAAFVRLMDKCALVLTDSGGIQEEAPSLGKPVLVMRDTTERPEALQAGTAKLVGTDEQRIAEAVGLLLTDEKEFSRMSHGANPYGDGLASIRIRDVLLSMRKR, from the coding sequence TTGGCGCCGTTGTATCTGGCGCTCGCGGAGGATCCGAGGTTCGAGGCCAGGCTTTGCGTCACCGGCCAGCATCGCGAGATGCTGGATCAGGTTCTGGCGTTGTTCGGAATGATCCCGGACTACGACTTGAGCGTCATGAGGGATGGCCAAGGGCTCATGGAGCTCGGATCATCGATCCTCGCGGGGATGGAAGGCGTGATCCGCGACTGCGAGCCGGACGTTCTCCTGGTCCATGGGGATACCACGACCACGCTGCTCGGGGCTCTTGCGGGCTATTACGCGCGGATTCCCATCGCGCACGTCGAGGCGGGACTGCGGAGCGGCGATCCGTATTCGCCTTGGCCTGAAGAAGGAAACAGGAGGGCGGTAGGTTCGCTCGCGAAATTCCACTTTGCGCCCACTCCCGGAGCTCGCGACAACCTGCTGCGCGAAGGCATCGGCGGGAGCGACGTCTTCGTCACGGGGAATACCGTTATCGACGCGCTGCTCGAGGTGCGCTCCAGGATCGCTTCGAATGTCGAGATTCAGCGAAATCTCGATGCAAGATTCGCATTCCTGTCGGGCTACGAAAAGCTGGTTCTGGTGACGGGCCATCGTCGCGAGAATTTCGGGCCGGGCTTCGAGGGCATCTGCCGCGGCATCGCCAGGATCGCCGCCGAGTTCCCTCGCGTCGGCGTCGTGTATCCGGTGCATCTCAATCCGAGCGTCAGGAAGCCGGTGATGAGTACCTTGGCCGGCAAGTCGAATATCCATCTCATCGAACCGCTGGACTATGCCGCATTCGTCCGGCTCATGGACAAGTGTGCGCTGGTGCTCACGGATTCCGGCGGGATACAGGAAGAGGCGCCATCGCTCGGCAAGCCGGTACTGGTCATGCGCGACACGACCGAGCGTCCTGAGGCATTGCAGGCAGGGACGGCAAAGCTGGTGGGGACGGACGAGCAGCGCATCGCCGAGGCCGTGGGACTGCTCCTGACCGATGAAAAGGAGTTTTCGCGGATGAGTCATGGTGCAAACCCGTACGGGGACGGGCTCGCCAGCATCCGTATTCGAGACGTGCTCCTGTCGATGCGGAAGCGATAG
- a CDS encoding lipopolysaccharide biosynthesis protein encodes MSFALALKRAVLARRSGGLQLLLMYLSQAINAVFPLLIAPLVVRKAGVPEFGSYSLMLVASQAALLVSEYSFDAVGPRLLAAKPRNVAESDIGRAVLRNKLALFPLALLVWISGCVMLRIEITLPAFAGGVLVLLGTALQANWYLVATHRAKYVAIFNLLGRLVALTLIVAALSLKLGPGWLLFGTGAGMFAAGAVVSVKTLGFQTRTSLMPSVSLLGQGRSAFLATAGASLQNLVGVGLAGMLGGASGAGAYAATDRIARSASGSLKPFFLTIYPRMAKMHVDSPAKATRLAALMAAIWLIAAAPLVLATYLWGEKLLLLLYGQPIPGAAPILTILVGWLAFGVANNFLGIQGLLAGGRDRQYLHAIWSGLAMTALFAGACLLLRLPVVDAALAVLVGEAVVFVALALKFWNMR; translated from the coding sequence GTGTCGTTCGCCCTGGCCCTCAAGCGTGCGGTCCTTGCGCGTCGCAGCGGAGGGCTTCAATTGCTCCTGATGTACCTGTCCCAGGCCATCAATGCCGTATTTCCGCTGTTGATCGCGCCATTGGTGGTCCGGAAGGCCGGTGTGCCAGAATTCGGCTCCTACAGCCTCATGCTCGTCGCGTCGCAAGCGGCCTTGTTGGTGTCCGAGTATTCTTTCGACGCCGTCGGGCCTAGATTGCTTGCGGCCAAACCCAGGAATGTCGCGGAATCGGACATCGGCAGGGCGGTGCTGCGAAACAAGCTGGCGTTGTTCCCCTTGGCCCTCTTGGTGTGGATCTCGGGTTGCGTGATGCTTCGCATCGAGATCACGCTCCCGGCTTTTGCGGGAGGCGTACTTGTGTTGCTTGGAACAGCGCTGCAGGCCAACTGGTATCTGGTCGCGACTCATCGCGCGAAATACGTTGCGATTTTCAACCTCTTGGGGCGCCTCGTCGCGCTCACGCTGATCGTGGCTGCGCTGTCCTTGAAGCTTGGCCCGGGCTGGCTGCTGTTCGGGACCGGCGCTGGCATGTTCGCGGCGGGCGCCGTGGTTTCCGTCAAGACGCTCGGCTTCCAGACACGTACATCGCTGATGCCATCCGTGTCGCTGCTCGGCCAGGGTCGAAGCGCGTTCCTCGCGACTGCAGGCGCATCCTTGCAGAATCTCGTGGGCGTAGGGCTGGCCGGAATGCTGGGTGGAGCATCCGGCGCTGGCGCATACGCAGCAACTGACCGGATCGCAAGGAGCGCCAGTGGGTCGCTCAAGCCATTTTTCCTGACGATTTACCCGCGCATGGCCAAGATGCACGTGGACTCTCCAGCCAAGGCCACGAGATTGGCGGCCCTGATGGCGGCGATCTGGCTGATTGCCGCAGCGCCGCTGGTATTGGCAACATATCTATGGGGAGAGAAGCTCCTCCTTTTGCTGTACGGTCAGCCCATCCCGGGAGCGGCGCCTATCCTTACCATCCTTGTAGGCTGGCTGGCCTTCGGCGTGGCCAATAATTTCCTCGGAATCCAGGGCCTGCTGGCGGGAGGCCGGGATCGCCAGTATCTGCATGCGATATGGAGCGGACTCGCTATGACGGCGTTGTTTGCGGGGGCATGCCTGCTTCTGCGGCTCCCGGTAGTCGATGCTGCCCTGGCTGTTCTCGTTGGCGAGGCCGTAGTGTTTGTCGCGCTGGCCTTGAAGTTCTGGAATATGCGATGA
- a CDS encoding tetratricopeptide repeat protein produces the protein MTSCFRGSLIAILAVPLLFAGWRVIGQMQAERYAQTEPERALRWRPNDPRALLALAERQLAQGDAPAAQVTARRLLAHEPLQGEAFRILAAASDKQGDRAQAFRLYRIAARRAPRDVPTRAWLAQRYLEQGDYAQALEQIDNLLRMSPQKIRAVTPVLVQLAQDPAFAEALAGTLQSEPPWRNRVLAALRDPKSGNPLAAGQVMQALQANDGLSKDEYMRWLDSLMAQGRWGEAYARWAGRAAKPDGRLPLLYNGDFAQMPSDTGFDWRRRRVPGVLLQFEPAAGSGGQIAYLQFIGRRIPSAGLEQALMLSPGRYRLTMRVRAQALRSEMGLQWQVICVGPARVAGRSDPIEGNFGWRETAMDFVIPPTGCPGQWLRLVNPVPSGAGQLVVGQLWLTAFTLAPQT, from the coding sequence ATGACCTCATGCTTTCGCGGTTCGCTGATCGCCATTCTGGCTGTACCGCTCCTGTTCGCCGGCTGGCGCGTGATCGGCCAGATGCAGGCGGAGCGTTACGCGCAAACCGAACCGGAGCGCGCCCTGCGCTGGCGTCCGAACGACCCGCGCGCGCTGCTGGCGCTGGCCGAGCGACAGCTGGCGCAAGGCGATGCCCCGGCTGCGCAGGTCACCGCCCGCCGTTTGCTGGCGCACGAACCCTTGCAGGGCGAGGCGTTCCGCATCCTGGCCGCCGCCAGCGACAAGCAGGGCGATCGCGCGCAGGCGTTCCGCCTCTACCGGATCGCCGCGCGCCGCGCGCCGCGAGACGTTCCCACCCGCGCCTGGCTCGCCCAGCGCTATCTGGAGCAGGGCGACTACGCGCAGGCGTTGGAGCAGATCGACAACCTGCTGCGGATGTCGCCGCAGAAAATCCGCGCCGTGACCCCGGTCCTGGTGCAGCTGGCGCAGGACCCGGCGTTCGCCGAGGCGCTGGCGGGAACGCTGCAGAGCGAGCCGCCGTGGCGGAACCGCGTGCTGGCCGCACTGCGGGATCCCAAGTCCGGCAACCCGCTGGCGGCCGGGCAGGTGATGCAGGCGCTGCAGGCCAACGACGGTCTGAGCAAAGACGAATACATGCGCTGGCTGGACAGCCTGATGGCGCAGGGACGCTGGGGCGAAGCCTATGCCCGTTGGGCGGGTAGGGCGGCCAAGCCGGACGGGCGGCTGCCGTTGCTCTACAACGGCGATTTCGCGCAGATGCCTTCCGACACGGGGTTCGACTGGCGCCGGCGGCGCGTGCCGGGAGTGCTGCTGCAATTCGAACCAGCGGCCGGCAGCGGTGGGCAGATCGCCTATCTGCAGTTCATCGGGCGGCGGATTCCGAGCGCGGGACTCGAGCAGGCGCTGATGCTGTCCCCCGGACGCTACCGATTGACGATGCGCGTTCGCGCGCAGGCGCTGCGCAGCGAAATGGGACTGCAATGGCAGGTGATCTGCGTCGGCCCGGCCCGCGTTGCGGGACGCAGCGATCCGATCGAAGGCAATTTCGGCTGGCGCGAGACCGCGATGGACTTCGTCATTCCGCCGACGGGCTGTCCGGGGCAGTGGCTGCGGTTGGTCAATCCGGTGCCCTCAGGAGCCGGACAGCTGGTAGTGGGCCAGTTGTGGCTGACGGCATTCACGCTGGCGCCACAAACCTGA
- a CDS encoding GumC family protein, with translation MTEDHLPVGPADENRHLPTRTDGAAAHGLGLHRGGTALALDMQEERRDDDEIDLLAYWRILVKRRRLIASVLAGVVALALLVTLTATPIYRATTVLQLEKDGIQVVQVDGIQPGDDRGGWDPAFLQTQYELLKSRSLAERVANELNLDQAALDRLNDSGWLGRMLALLKPQSKQDAKAMDAAANANAVEELRSAATMIGNSLSIEPVRNSRLVKLNFDSPSAQFSAKVANAIAEGYIASGLERRFGASSYAKTYLEDQLKLTKAKLEDSERKLVQFAQQENLVNTGENGQSLAVQNLTQLNAALAAAQDQRIRAQARWRQASSGAMPADMIGNSNIRVLQQQKGQLLSQYQLKLQTFKPDYPEMQQLKSQIDELDRQVAKEISGVRASVKAEFDAASAQEHMLMGQIAALRTQALDVDGRSIQYNILKREVDTNRQLYDGLLQRYKEVGVAGDVRSNNISIIDRAEVPRWRFKPNLLLNLAIGLLLGAMLGVLAAFLLEFLDDTIKTPDDVEHKLKLPVLGIIPKLGPKENLAEVAADLQSSFSEAYRSVRTALQFATDHGVPKTLLVTSSGPGEGKSTTALALARNLTQLGKRVLLVDADLRKPSLHKTLGLRAESGLSHLLAGGCSFSAAVQQTDDERLHVILAGPLPPNPAELLSGSKLVSLLTIGTERYDHVIIDGPPVLGLADAPILSNAIDGTLLVVNSAKTKIGAAQAALKRLLAARARIVGCLLTKYDARAAGYGYGYGYGGAYSYYTYGDKPRLTKS, from the coding sequence ATGACCGAAGATCATCTGCCCGTTGGCCCCGCGGACGAGAACCGCCACCTGCCTACCCGCACCGACGGCGCTGCCGCGCACGGTCTCGGCCTGCATCGCGGCGGCACCGCGCTGGCGCTGGACATGCAGGAGGAGCGTCGCGACGACGACGAGATCGACCTGCTCGCCTACTGGCGCATCCTGGTCAAGCGCCGCCGCCTGATCGCCAGCGTTCTGGCCGGGGTGGTGGCGCTTGCGCTGCTGGTCACCCTGACGGCGACGCCGATCTATCGCGCCACCACCGTGCTGCAGTTGGAGAAGGACGGCATCCAGGTCGTGCAGGTGGACGGCATCCAGCCGGGCGACGATCGCGGCGGCTGGGATCCGGCCTTCCTGCAGACCCAGTACGAACTGCTCAAGAGCCGCTCGCTGGCTGAACGGGTGGCGAACGAGCTGAACCTGGACCAGGCCGCGCTGGACCGGCTCAACGATTCGGGCTGGCTGGGCCGCATGCTGGCGCTGTTGAAGCCGCAGTCGAAGCAGGATGCGAAAGCGATGGACGCCGCTGCGAACGCCAACGCGGTGGAAGAACTGCGCAGCGCCGCCACGATGATCGGCAACAGCCTGAGCATCGAACCGGTGCGCAACTCGCGGCTGGTGAAGCTCAATTTCGACAGTCCTTCGGCGCAGTTCTCGGCCAAGGTAGCCAACGCCATCGCCGAGGGCTACATCGCGTCCGGCCTTGAGCGTCGCTTCGGCGCGTCCTCGTACGCCAAGACCTACCTGGAAGACCAGCTCAAGCTGACCAAGGCCAAGCTGGAGGACTCCGAACGCAAGCTGGTCCAGTTTGCGCAGCAGGAGAACCTGGTCAACACCGGCGAGAACGGCCAGTCGCTGGCGGTGCAGAACCTGACCCAGCTCAACGCCGCACTGGCGGCGGCGCAGGACCAGCGCATCCGCGCGCAGGCGCGCTGGCGTCAGGCGTCGTCGGGCGCGATGCCGGCCGACATGATCGGCAATTCCAACATCCGCGTGCTGCAGCAGCAGAAGGGCCAGTTGCTGTCGCAATACCAGCTCAAGCTGCAGACCTTCAAGCCGGACTATCCGGAGATGCAGCAGCTCAAGAGCCAGATCGACGAGCTGGACCGCCAGGTCGCCAAGGAGATCTCGGGTGTGCGTGCCTCGGTCAAGGCGGAGTTCGACGCCGCCAGCGCGCAGGAACACATGCTGATGGGGCAGATCGCGGCGCTGCGCACGCAGGCGCTGGACGTCGACGGCCGCAGCATCCAGTACAACATCCTCAAGCGCGAAGTCGATACCAATCGCCAGCTCTACGACGGCCTGCTGCAGCGCTACAAGGAAGTCGGTGTGGCCGGCGACGTGCGCAGCAACAATATCTCGATCATCGATCGCGCCGAAGTGCCGCGCTGGCGATTCAAGCCGAACCTGCTGCTGAACCTCGCCATCGGCCTGCTGCTGGGCGCGATGCTGGGCGTGCTGGCGGCGTTCCTGCTGGAGTTCCTGGACGACACCATCAAGACCCCGGACGACGTCGAGCACAAGCTCAAGCTGCCGGTGCTGGGAATCATTCCGAAGCTGGGACCGAAGGAGAACCTGGCCGAGGTCGCCGCCGACCTGCAGTCCTCGTTCTCGGAGGCCTACCGCTCGGTGCGCACCGCGCTGCAGTTCGCCACCGACCACGGCGTGCCCAAGACGCTGCTGGTCACCAGCAGCGGCCCGGGCGAGGGCAAGTCGACCACCGCGCTGGCGCTGGCGCGCAACTTGACCCAGCTGGGCAAGCGCGTGCTGCTGGTCGACGCCGACCTGCGCAAGCCGTCGCTGCACAAGACTTTGGGGCTGCGTGCGGAATCCGGCCTCAGCCACTTGCTGGCGGGCGGCTGCTCGTTCAGCGCGGCCGTGCAGCAGACCGACGACGAGCGCCTGCACGTGATCCTGGCCGGCCCGCTGCCTCCGAATCCGGCGGAGCTGCTGTCCGGTTCCAAGCTGGTGTCCCTGCTCACCATCGGCACCGAGCGCTACGACCACGTCATCATCGACGGCCCGCCGGTGCTGGGTCTGGCCGACGCGCCGATCCTCTCGAACGCGATCGACGGCACCCTGCTGGTGGTCAACAGCGCCAAGACAAAAATCGGCGCCGCGCAGGCGGCGTTGAAGCGCCTGCTCGCAGCGCGCGCGCGCATCGTGGGCTGCCTGCTGACCAAGTACGACGCCCGCGCCGCCGGCTATGGCTACGGATATGGTTACGGCGGCGCGTATTCGTACTACACCTATGGCGACAAGCCGCGCTTGACCAAGAGCTGA
- a CDS encoding MarR family EPS-associated transcriptional regulator, with protein sequence MPQKTADELSVAILRRLADSPQASQRELARDTGVSLGKINYALRALIDKGWVKAGNFSRNPNKLGYAYLLTPSGIDAKVTLTRNFLARKMREYDRLRAEIEFLRQELDANPNLGPPSAAQQPSGSTKRTTE encoded by the coding sequence ATGCCCCAGAAGACCGCCGACGAACTCAGCGTGGCCATCCTGCGGCGCCTGGCGGACTCCCCGCAGGCCAGCCAGCGCGAATTGGCGCGCGATACCGGCGTCTCGCTGGGCAAGATCAACTACGCACTGCGCGCCCTGATCGACAAGGGCTGGGTGAAAGCCGGCAACTTCAGCCGCAATCCCAACAAACTCGGCTACGCCTATCTGCTGACGCCCAGCGGGATCGACGCGAAGGTGACCCTGACCCGCAACTTCCTGGCCCGCAAGATGCGCGAGTACGACCGCCTGCGCGCCGAAATCGAATTCCTGCGGCAGGAACTGGATGCGAACCCGAACCTAGGACCACCATCCGCAGCGCAGCAGCCTTCCGGATCGACCAAGAGAACAACGGAATGA
- a CDS encoding J domain-containing protein, whose protein sequence is MGGAMGSALEWALALLQAPGERHVLRQKPLPQGMELLLGIAAGAMPEALAEASRRLGEPESRLREAARFYAREVLFHSQADAYRVLGVEAGASGEQIKTHHRLLQLWLHPDRSHSEDDAVFATRVNAAWNRLRTPDRRQVYDEALRQQRPPEIFDSNGALRSVRAWIPEDAAAAAAPSRWRRRLPVLLLLGLCGVLALLALRDMGHPSVQWEDASRPVAAVDAEDPEPDVLSLPAKAPVPAADAVRPAALGSAPVRMAALGVVEPPALPADLAESRLPAGMPSSVTASRPVEVSRPAATMAAHRTSAGTEALCGVGTCISEPPAEEPSPLPASPSFARIQSVRQAGDQLLRYMRTPTMAAPPIWSSPAVEASADLLRRQLHGAGRVRLDDAQWRVGGEEAVLTTGLIMRGDNAGTGRLIASLQWRDGYWLVTGLSMERTQ, encoded by the coding sequence ATGGGCGGCGCGATGGGGAGCGCGCTGGAGTGGGCCCTGGCGCTGCTGCAAGCGCCGGGCGAGCGGCATGTGCTGCGGCAGAAGCCGCTGCCGCAGGGCATGGAACTGCTCCTGGGCATTGCCGCCGGTGCGATGCCCGAAGCCTTGGCGGAAGCGTCGCGCCGGCTCGGGGAGCCGGAAAGCCGGCTGCGCGAAGCCGCCCGGTTCTATGCGCGCGAAGTGCTGTTCCATTCGCAGGCCGACGCCTACCGGGTGCTCGGCGTCGAGGCCGGCGCCAGCGGCGAACAGATCAAGACCCACCATCGCCTGCTGCAGCTGTGGTTGCATCCGGATCGGTCGCACAGCGAAGACGACGCGGTATTCGCCACGCGGGTGAATGCCGCCTGGAACCGCCTGCGCACACCCGATCGCCGCCAGGTCTATGACGAGGCGCTAAGGCAGCAGCGTCCGCCGGAAATTTTCGACAGCAATGGCGCCCTGCGCAGCGTGCGCGCGTGGATTCCGGAAGACGCCGCGGCCGCCGCGGCGCCGTCGCGCTGGCGTCGCCGTCTGCCGGTGCTGTTGCTGCTGGGTCTCTGCGGCGTGCTGGCGCTGCTGGCGCTGCGCGACATGGGGCATCCATCGGTGCAGTGGGAAGACGCTTCGCGTCCCGTTGCCGCGGTCGATGCGGAAGATCCGGAGCCGGATGTCCTGTCGTTGCCGGCGAAAGCGCCTGTGCCCGCAGCGGATGCCGTGCGTCCTGCAGCCCTCGGTTCCGCACCGGTGCGCATGGCTGCCCTTGGCGTGGTCGAGCCGCCGGCGTTGCCCGCGGATCTGGCTGAATCGCGATTGCCCGCCGGTATGCCTTCGAGCGTGACGGCTTCGCGTCCAGTCGAGGTAAGCAGGCCTGCGGCCACGATGGCCGCGCACAGGACATCGGCAGGAACCGAAGCACTTTGCGGCGTTGGCACCTGCATCAGTGAACCACCCGCGGAGGAGCCTTCTCCGCTGCCTGCATCGCCCAGCTTCGCCCGCATCCAGTCGGTCCGCCAGGCCGGCGACCAACTGTTGCGCTACATGCGCACGCCCACCATGGCCGCGCCGCCTATCTGGAGCAGTCCGGCCGTCGAGGCCAGCGCGGATCTCCTGCGCCGGCAGTTGCACGGTGCGGGGCGGGTGCGACTGGATGACGCGCAATGGCGGGTCGGCGGCGAGGAGGCGGTGCTGACCACGGGGCTTATCATGCGCGGCGACAACGCCGGCACCGGCCGGCTCATCGCCAGCCTGCAGTGGCGCGACGGCTACTGGCTGGTCACCGGATTGAGCATGGAACGCACGCAATGA
- a CDS encoding O-antigen ligase family protein — translation MFETARRLLLPALSVLLIACWLGGGVTADDTSVDEWLQLLALPVLLLAAMVLADGGVPRPVRWGIALVSLIALVPVLQLLPLPAGIWAVPEARQALVADLVQIGADVAPHWSLAPSATEHALWALLPALATFLAAAALPNQQRRRLLQALVLLVLCNVLFAFFQAGLPRDSSLRLYQDFNAGFGGLLANTNHQATACIIGMALAVGLAAEARLRARRGETHSHRRWWYLALAAMFLLMVPLSTSRAGMAIALPVLALALVLTGTLRLGMIGRSKRATAVALGLAVLAIVGVRAAMGWMAVDQAEELRHIMATTTAAAGQAEAPLGGGVGSFVQIFAQAAPAQLRMASYVNHAHNEYAQWWLEAGWLGMVVLALALALLATAGWRIVRSEGRSAVLAAACLASICAVLAHSWADYPLRTITLMATTGALGGLMLASLADARERKACSRRS, via the coding sequence ATGTTCGAAACCGCCCGCCGCCTGCTGCTGCCTGCCCTGTCCGTCCTGTTGATCGCCTGCTGGCTCGGCGGCGGCGTGACCGCGGACGACACCTCCGTCGATGAATGGCTGCAGCTGCTAGCGCTGCCGGTCTTGCTGCTGGCGGCGATGGTGCTTGCCGATGGGGGTGTGCCGCGCCCCGTGCGCTGGGGCATCGCCCTCGTTTCCCTGATCGCATTGGTGCCCGTGCTGCAGCTGTTGCCATTGCCGGCAGGCATATGGGCGGTACCCGAGGCGCGCCAAGCGTTAGTTGCCGATCTGGTGCAGATCGGCGCCGATGTCGCGCCGCATTGGAGTTTGGCGCCTTCCGCCACAGAACATGCCCTGTGGGCGCTGCTCCCGGCCCTGGCGACATTCCTTGCGGCTGCCGCATTGCCGAACCAGCAGCGGCGCCGGCTGCTGCAAGCGCTGGTTCTGCTGGTGCTGTGCAACGTCCTGTTCGCCTTTTTCCAGGCGGGTTTGCCGCGCGACAGCAGCCTGCGCCTGTACCAGGATTTCAACGCCGGTTTCGGTGGCCTGCTCGCCAACACCAATCACCAGGCAACGGCCTGCATCATCGGCATGGCGCTGGCCGTGGGGCTGGCCGCGGAGGCCCGCCTGCGCGCCCGTCGCGGCGAAACCCATTCGCATCGGCGCTGGTGGTATCTCGCCTTGGCGGCGATGTTCCTGTTGATGGTGCCGCTCTCCACCTCCCGTGCCGGCATGGCGATCGCGTTGCCCGTGCTGGCCTTGGCGCTGGTGCTGACCGGCACGCTGCGCCTCGGGATGATCGGGCGCAGCAAGCGCGCCACTGCAGTGGCACTGGGGCTTGCGGTGTTGGCAATCGTCGGCGTGCGCGCCGCGATGGGCTGGATGGCAGTGGACCAGGCGGAAGAGCTGCGCCATATCATGGCCACCACCACCGCGGCGGCCGGCCAGGCGGAAGCCCCGCTGGGCGGCGGCGTGGGCAGCTTCGTGCAGATCTTCGCGCAGGCCGCGCCCGCGCAACTGCGGATGGCCAGCTACGTCAACCACGCCCACAACGAATATGCGCAATGGTGGCTGGAGGCCGGCTGGCTGGGCATGGTGGTATTGGCGCTGGCCTTGGCGTTGCTGGCGACCGCCGGCTGGCGCATCGTGCGCAGCGAGGGGCGCAGCGCCGTTTTGGCCGCTGCCTGCCTTGCGTCGATCTGTGCGGTGCTGGCGCATTCCTGGGCAGACTATCCGCTGCGCACGATCACCCTGATGGCGACCACCGGTGCATTGGGCGGCTTGATGCTGGCGAGCCTGGCCGATGCGCGCGAGCGCAAGGCATGCAGCCGCCGCAGCTGA
- the tviB gene encoding Vi polysaccharide biosynthesis UDP-N-acetylglucosamine C-6 dehydrogenase TviB, translated as MTQLQDARIAIIGLGYVGLPLAVEFGKIYTTVGFDINVARIAELREGRDSTLEVEPELLVQAARLSFTDRLDDIAGCNLYIVTVPTPIDTAKRPDLTPLVKASEAIGSVLKPGNTVVYESTVYPGCTEEICIPVLERVSGLRFNVDFFAGYSPERINPGDKEHRVTTIKKVTSGSTPETAELVDALYASIITAGTHKAPTIKVAEAAKVIENTQRDLNIALVNDLAILFNKLGIDTLDVLEAAGTKWNFLPFRPGLVGGHCISVDPYYLTHKAQEVGHHPQVILAGRRTNDGMGAYVADQVIKLMVRKGINPVNACILILGLAFKENCPDLRNTRVVDIVAALQGYNARVDVHDPWVDKAEAQHEYGITPIATPEQGDYDAVVLAVSHSQFCALGAAGARAFGKPKSVLYDVKSVLPKEAVDGRL; from the coding sequence ATGACGCAACTACAGGACGCCCGCATCGCCATCATCGGATTAGGCTATGTCGGCCTGCCGCTGGCGGTGGAATTCGGCAAGATCTATACCACCGTGGGTTTCGACATCAACGTCGCCCGCATCGCGGAGCTGCGGGAAGGCCGGGACAGCACGCTGGAAGTGGAGCCCGAGCTGCTGGTGCAGGCCGCCCGGCTGTCCTTCACCGACCGGCTGGATGATATCGCCGGCTGCAACCTCTACATCGTCACCGTTCCCACGCCCATCGACACCGCCAAGCGCCCGGACCTGACCCCGCTGGTCAAGGCCAGCGAAGCCATAGGCAGCGTGCTCAAGCCCGGCAACACCGTGGTGTACGAATCCACCGTCTATCCCGGCTGCACCGAGGAAATCTGCATCCCCGTGCTGGAACGCGTCTCCGGCCTGCGGTTCAACGTGGATTTCTTCGCCGGCTATTCTCCGGAGCGCATCAATCCCGGCGACAAGGAACACCGCGTCACTACCATCAAGAAAGTGACGTCCGGCTCCACCCCGGAGACTGCCGAGCTCGTGGATGCCCTGTACGCCAGCATCATCACCGCCGGCACTCACAAGGCGCCCACCATCAAGGTGGCCGAAGCCGCCAAGGTGATCGAAAACACCCAGCGCGACCTCAATATCGCCTTGGTCAACGACCTGGCCATCCTGTTCAACAAACTGGGCATCGACACCTTGGACGTGCTGGAAGCCGCCGGCACCAAGTGGAACTTCCTGCCGTTCCGTCCCGGCTTGGTGGGCGGCCACTGCATCAGTGTGGATCCCTACTACCTGACCCACAAGGCGCAGGAAGTGGGCCATCACCCGCAGGTCATCTTGGCCGGCCGCCGCACCAACGACGGCATGGGCGCCTATGTGGCCGACCAGGTCATCAAGCTGATGGTGCGCAAGGGAATCAACCCGGTAAATGCCTGCATCCTAATTCTGGGTCTGGCCTTCAAGGAAAACTGCCCGGACCTGCGCAATACGCGGGTGGTGGATATCGTTGCTGCCCTGCAGGGCTACAACGCCCGTGTGGACGTGCATGACCCTTGGGTGGATAAGGCCGAAGCGCAGCACGAATATGGCATCACGCCAATTGCAACACCGGAGCAAGGCGACTACGACGCGGTCGTGCTTGCTGTCAGTCACAGCCAATTCTGCGCGCTAGGAGCTGCGGGCGCGCGCGCGTTCGGAAAGCCGAAGTCGGTGCTGTACGACGTCAAATCCGTATTGCCGAAGGAAGCTGTAGATGGCCGGCTGTGA